In Pirellula sp. SH-Sr6A, the DNA window GCAGCAATTCATGTCTCTATAAGACCGACCGAACCAGTGAGGAATCCAATGCCTACAGTGACTACGAACGATGGAGCCAGCCTATACTACAAGGACTGGGGAAGCGGTCAGCCCCTGGTGTTCAGTCACGGTTGGCCCCTCAGCAGCGACGCTTGGGACGAGCATATGCTTTACTTTGCTTCGCGCGGCTATCGTTGCATCGCACACGACCGGCGCGGTCACGGACTTTCCACCCAGACTTGGCACGGAAACGACATGAATACGTACGCGGATGATCTAGCGACGATCATGGATGTCCTAAACATCCGCAACGCCGTCCACGTGGGACATTCTACCGGTGGTGGTGAAGTCGCTCGCTACATCGCAAGGCATGGAACCGAACGTGTTTCAGGAGCAGTGCTCATCGGTGCTGTCACACCCGTGATGCTCCAATCAGAGACCAATCCCAAAGGAGTCCCAATGGATGTCTTCGATACGCTGCGTGCGAACCTCTTAAAGGATCGCTCACAACTTTTCAAAGACTTTTGTGGTCCCTTTTTCGGTACCAACCGCACCGGTTCCTCTGTCTCAAAGGGAGCAGTAGACGCATTTTGGCTTTTAGGAATGCAGGCAGGCCTGAAGAACCTTTACGACTGTATTGCGGCCTTCTCTCAGACGGACCAAACCGATGATCTCAAGAAAATGGACATCCCAACTTTGATCGTTCATGGCGATGACGATCAAGTGGTTCCGATCGATGTTACCGCTCGTGTGGCCGTTAAACTTATTCCGAACGCGACTCTCCAAGTCTATCCAGGAGCACCTCACGCACTGACATCCACCCATCGTGACCAACTCAACGCAGATGTTCTCGCATTTGTCCAAAGCATAAAGGATTAAAAGTTATCGTCTTTATCGTGATTTCCAACTCTCACAAACGAAGGTACCAAGACCATGTCAAAACCGTACAAGAAGCTTTCCAAGGACGACGCCGTCCTTTTGTTGGTCGATCACCAATC includes these proteins:
- a CDS encoding alpha/beta fold hydrolase, which codes for MPTVTTNDGASLYYKDWGSGQPLVFSHGWPLSSDAWDEHMLYFASRGYRCIAHDRRGHGLSTQTWHGNDMNTYADDLATIMDVLNIRNAVHVGHSTGGGEVARYIARHGTERVSGAVLIGAVTPVMLQSETNPKGVPMDVFDTLRANLLKDRSQLFKDFCGPFFGTNRTGSSVSKGAVDAFWLLGMQAGLKNLYDCIAAFSQTDQTDDLKKMDIPTLIVHGDDDQVVPIDVTARVAVKLIPNATLQVYPGAPHALTSTHRDQLNADVLAFVQSIKD